The Pseudomonadota bacterium genome contains the following window.
GGATGTGGTAACAATCGAACATCAATTTCAGGCGATCACTCGCAACCGCCTCGATCAGGGCCACGGCCTGCGCCGATGTCGACAAGAAGTAGCCGGGCGCATCGAAGCGGTTGAGCGGTTCGATCAAGACGGTCACGTCCGGCGCGGCGCGCTCGACCGCGTAGCGCAGGTTGGCCACGAAACACGCTTCAGCGGCCTCGCCACTCGCGAAACCGGCCATGACGTGTACGGCGCCGCAATCGATGGCGCGCGCGTAATCGATTGCCTCGTCGATCGCAGCCCGCGCCTCGGCCTCGCGACCCGGCACCGCCGCAAGGCCGTTGTCACCGGCCGCGACATCGCCCCGACGGGTGTTGAGCCCGAGCATCGGCAGGCCGGTTTCCGCAAGTGCGGCCCGCACGCTGTCAACCGGCGTGTCGTAGGGCCAATGGCACTCGACTGCGGCAAAGCCCGCGCGCGCCGCCGCGCGGATGGCGTCGGGCAACGGCAGCTCGGTGAAGAGAAAACCGAGGTTGGCTGAAAACTGCGGCACGGTCAGTCCCACTCCACGTCGAATTCGGTGACCACGCGGTGCACCTGCTCCGGCGACAGCGCCCGCGCGCCAACGCCGCGCAACAGCAACGCGAGCTTGGCGGTCTCCTCGAGCTCTTCGATCGCGTAGCACGCGGCTTCAATGTCCTTGCCCGCCACGACCGGCCCGTGGTTCGCGAGCATCACGGCGCTGCGTTTGCCGGCGAGGCCGCGCACAGCGTCACCCATCGCCGGGTCCCCGGGCAGGAAGAACGGCAGCAACGCCACCTTGCCGAGCTTCATGATCGCGTAGGGCGTCAGCGGGGGCAGGAAGTTGTCCGGGTCGACGCCCGGCACCATCGAGAGCGCGACGCTGTGGCATGAGTGCAGGTGCACCACCGCCGCCGCGGTGCTGCGGGTGTCGTAGAACGCGCTGTGCAGCGGCATCTCCTTGGTCGGCGCATCGCCCCCGATCAGCCGACCGCCGCTGTCAAAGTGGCTCAGGCGCGCCGGGTCCAGCCGACCGAAGCAGCTGCCGGTCGGTGTCACGAGCAAGCCGCCGTCGGCGGTGCGCGCCGAGATGTTGCCGCTGCTGCCACCCGTGAGCCCGCGATCGTACATCGACGCCGCGAGCCGGCAGATCAGCTCGCGCAGCGCACTGTCGTTCACGTGGCACCGCCGAGCACGGCCGCGGCCTTGGCGAAGAAGTCGGGCGCGCCGAAATTGCCGGATTTGAGCGCGACCACGAGGTCCGGACGCGCGCGCAGCGCCGGCACGCCTGGATCGATCTCGGGGCCGATTTCCAGTGTGTCGAGCTGCAGGCCTTCGATCACCGCGCCGGAGGTCTCACCGCCGGCGGTGATCAGGCGGGTGACGCCACCGGCCACCACCCGCCGTGCGACCTCGGCAAAACAGGCTTCGAGCGCGTCGGCGGCGCGCTCGCGACCGAACGCCGCCTGCACCGCCTCGACCGCGGCCGGGTCGGCCGAACTGTAGGCGAGTGGCAGGCCCTCCTGCGCGAGCAGCCAGGTGGCAATGTCCGCAGCTGTGACGCGCCCGGTGATCACACCGGCGGCGTCGATCTCGTAGGCCGGGTGCGCAGCGCGGTGGCGTTCGACCTGTGCACGCGTGGCGGTGGAACAGGAGCCGGACACGATGGCGCACCGGCCCGCCTGCGTGCGCCAGGCACTGGCGTCGGCCGTGCGGCCCGGCACGAGATTCGCGGGCAAGCCAAGCGCGACACCGGAGCCCCCGGTCACGAGCGGCAACCCGTTCGCCGCAGCGCCGATCGTGTGGAGGTCAGGGTCGCGCACCGCGTCGACCACGATCAGCCGCTTGCCGGCCTGATGCTCGGCGTCGAGTGCCGCGCGCACGGCGGTACTGCCCTCGGCAACCGTACCCAGGCCGACGTGCCCGACCGACAGGCGTGTCTGGTGCCCGAGCCAACGGCGGATGTCGGAATCGGTCATCGGCGTAAGCGGGTGGTTCTGCATCCCGCTCTCGCTGAGCAGGGTGTCGCCCACGAACAGGTGGCCGTGCACAAGCGAGCGGCCGGTGCCCGGAAACGCCGGGCAGACGATCACGCGGTCGGCGCCGAGCGCCTCGGCCAGCGCCTCGGCAACCGGGCCGATGTTGCCCTCGCGCGTGCTGTCGAAGGTCGAGCAGTACTTGAAGAAGAACTGGGTGCAACCCTGCTCGCGCAACCAGGCCAGCGCGTCGAGCGATTGCGCGACCGCCTCGGCCACCGGGATCGAGCGCGATTTCAGCGCGACGACGCCGGCCTCGACATCGGCCGTGGCCGGGACGTCCGGCACGCCGCCGTACTGCACCACACGCATCCCGCCCTTGGCGAGGGTGTTGGCGAGGTCGGACGAGCCGGTGAAATCGTCCCCGATGCAGCCGAGCAACATCAGGGTGCCTCCGGCAGGGTCAACCCGGCGTTCTCGGCGTACACCTTCGCCACCGCGGCGTCGTCCTCGCGACCGAGCCCGCGGCCGCTGGCAGCGAGAAACTGCTGCAGCGCCGCAGCTGTGATCGGTGCGGAAAAGCGCGCCTCGCGGGCAATGTCGAGCACGATGCCGTGGTCCTTGGGCCAGATGTCGACCGCGCTGTGCGGCGTGTAGTCGCCCGCAACAATGTGGGGTGCGCGGTTCTCGAGCATCCAGCTCGTGCCGGCGCACTGGCTGATGACCTCGACGAAGGTGTCGGGCTCGACGCCTTGCGTCATGCCGAAGGTCATCGCCTCGGCCATGGTCGCGATGTGCACCCCGGCGA
Protein-coding sequences here:
- a CDS encoding TIM barrel protein gives rise to the protein MPQFSANLGFLFTELPLPDAIRAAARAGFAAVECHWPYDTPVDSVRAALAETGLPMLGLNTRRGDVAAGDNGLAAVPGREAEARAAIDEAIDYARAIDCGAVHVMAGFASGEAAEACFVANLRYAVERAAPDVTVLIEPLNRFDAPGYFLSTSAQAVALIEAVASDRLKLMFDCYHIQIQEGDLTRRLDALRPLIGHIQFASVPDRGAPDHGEVNYPWLFRWLDERGFDRPLGAEYKPTEAIPEDVVARWLAAVAPEAG
- the otnK gene encoding 3-oxo-tetronate kinase, coding for MLLGCIGDDFTGSSDLANTLAKGGMRVVQYGGVPDVPATADVEAGVVALKSRSIPVAEAVAQSLDALAWLREQGCTQFFFKYCSTFDSTREGNIGPVAEALAEALGADRVIVCPAFPGTGRSLVHGHLFVGDTLLSESGMQNHPLTPMTDSDIRRWLGHQTRLSVGHVGLGTVAEGSTAVRAALDAEHQAGKRLIVVDAVRDPDLHTIGAAANGLPLVTGGSGVALGLPANLVPGRTADASAWRTQAGRCAIVSGSCSTATRAQVERHRAAHPAYEIDAAGVITGRVTAADIATWLLAQEGLPLAYSSADPAAVEAVQAAFGRERAADALEACFAEVARRVVAGGVTRLITAGGETSGAVIEGLQLDTLEIGPEIDPGVPALRARPDLVVALKSGNFGAPDFFAKAAAVLGGAT
- a CDS encoding aldolase, encoding MNDSALRELICRLAASMYDRGLTGGSSGNISARTADGGLLVTPTGSCFGRLDPARLSHFDSGGRLIGGDAPTKEMPLHSAFYDTRSTAAAVVHLHSCHSVALSMVPGVDPDNFLPPLTPYAIMKLGKVALLPFFLPGDPAMGDAVRGLAGKRSAVMLANHGPVVAGKDIEAACYAIEELEETAKLALLLRGVGARALSPEQVHRVVTEFDVEWD